From Synoicihabitans lomoniglobus, the proteins below share one genomic window:
- a CDS encoding ABC transporter ATP-binding protein, with protein sequence MKALELNNVAVAGRLEPMSLALEPGQLVGLVGPNGSGKSTLLSIAAGLLDGGGDVRWGGKPLAGIPMVERGRLAAWVPQEARFEFGFSVREVVGQGRFAHGDDDEGVAEALARFDLEALAERPVNRLSGGERQRVMLARALATDARLHFWDEPLAALDVRHGLAGLKLAAELTGRGKTVVMSLHDLRAAHCLDRLILLDRGKLVAIDRPEAVLTAERLSAVFGVRLRHGEGPILELP encoded by the coding sequence ATGAAGGCGCTCGAGTTGAACAACGTCGCGGTGGCGGGGCGCCTTGAGCCGATGAGTCTGGCGTTGGAGCCGGGGCAATTGGTCGGGTTGGTGGGACCAAATGGTAGCGGGAAGTCCACGTTGTTGTCGATCGCCGCCGGACTGTTGGATGGTGGCGGCGACGTGCGTTGGGGCGGGAAACCGTTGGCCGGTATTCCAATGGTGGAGCGCGGCCGACTGGCGGCGTGGGTGCCGCAGGAGGCGCGGTTCGAGTTTGGGTTTTCGGTCCGCGAGGTCGTGGGGCAGGGACGTTTCGCGCACGGCGATGATGACGAGGGCGTGGCGGAGGCGCTGGCCCGGTTTGATTTGGAGGCGTTGGCCGAACGGCCGGTAAATCGGCTTTCGGGTGGGGAGCGTCAGCGGGTGATGTTGGCGCGGGCTCTCGCCACGGACGCGCGGTTGCACTTTTGGGACGAACCCTTGGCGGCGCTCGATGTGCGGCACGGATTGGCGGGGTTGAAGCTTGCGGCTGAACTGACCGGTCGGGGCAAGACGGTGGTGATGTCCCTGCACGATTTGCGGGCGGCCCACTGTCTTGATCGGCTCATCCTGCTTGATCGGGGCAAACTGGTGGCAATCGACAGACCGGAGGCCGTGTTGACGGCGGAGCGGCTGAGCGCGGTGTTTGGCGTGCGGTTGCGTCACGGCGAAGGCCCGATATTGGAATTACCATGA
- a CDS encoding TonB-dependent receptor plug domain-containing protein, whose product MNNLPSFASVGSVLRIASAVTAGAALASFASAQTPATPLDPFVTTATRTPVSAAQLGSAVDVISAADLQRRQVNTLAGALNTVPGTPNFASGAMGALGSIFLRGAESDQTLFLVDGIRLNDPNTDYQLFLGGSCVSACDSLEVSHGPQSTLYGGEAMGGVIAIAAQPGTGEPTTRLGFEAGSFGTVQGTIYTQGQLDATAYVVSITGGHTENDRPNNAFDSANLVARIDHALASGVRIGATLRGFEGRYESPGDRFTNDPDNTEDESNWLATAYAEFDPSEDLHVRVTLGGQAREFVSTNPGGFGTQVTTVTNKRGVLDSQVSYTGLAGHRLTGGVTAEANHTKNDGFGDIDESQSLLALFVQDEIALGEHAWLTLGLRSDDHDTFGRATTGRATIAWQVVPEQLKLRASYGTAFRSPSFLDLYGQSSYYAGNPDLNPEEARGWDVGADFYFADNRGTLSATYFDSDYDDLIIFDFGVSPGTTANVDAARTRGVETSGRWSVGEGTELRFNYTYLDATNESNGTRLLRRPRHSGGVDVWHDFGNGFDLGVGLGFVADREDVHAATFGTIDAENYAVARVYAAWQVRADVKLRARVENALDESYEQVHGFPQPGVGAYAGVEWTF is encoded by the coding sequence ATGAATAACCTCCCTTCATTCGCTTCCGTGGGAAGCGTCCTTCGTATTGCGTCTGCCGTCACGGCGGGGGCCGCGCTCGCGAGCTTCGCCTCCGCGCAGACACCGGCCACGCCGCTCGATCCGTTCGTCACCACCGCCACGCGCACGCCGGTTTCGGCTGCGCAACTCGGTTCGGCCGTCGACGTGATTTCGGCGGCCGACCTGCAACGTCGCCAAGTCAACACGCTCGCGGGCGCCCTCAATACCGTGCCCGGCACGCCGAATTTTGCCTCCGGTGCAATGGGGGCGTTGGGTTCGATCTTTCTTCGCGGTGCCGAATCAGACCAGACGTTGTTTCTGGTCGATGGCATTCGGCTCAACGATCCCAATACCGACTATCAACTTTTCCTTGGCGGTTCCTGCGTGAGCGCGTGCGACAGCTTGGAAGTTTCGCACGGTCCGCAGAGCACGCTCTATGGTGGGGAAGCGATGGGCGGGGTGATTGCGATTGCGGCGCAACCCGGCACGGGCGAGCCGACCACGCGGCTCGGCTTTGAGGCCGGCTCCTTCGGCACGGTGCAGGGCACGATTTACACGCAGGGCCAGCTGGACGCGACGGCCTACGTCGTGTCGATCACGGGTGGTCACACCGAAAACGATCGGCCGAACAACGCTTTTGACAGCGCTAACCTCGTGGCGCGCATCGATCATGCGCTGGCGTCGGGCGTGCGTATCGGCGCGACGCTGCGCGGCTTTGAGGGGCGTTACGAATCGCCCGGTGATCGTTTCACCAACGATCCCGACAATACCGAAGACGAGTCCAACTGGCTCGCCACGGCTTACGCCGAGTTTGACCCGTCCGAGGATCTGCATGTGCGCGTGACGCTCGGCGGTCAGGCTCGCGAGTTTGTCTCCACCAACCCCGGCGGTTTCGGCACGCAGGTGACGACCGTGACCAACAAGCGCGGCGTGCTCGACAGTCAGGTTTCCTACACTGGTCTCGCCGGACATCGGCTGACGGGCGGAGTGACGGCGGAAGCCAACCATACGAAAAATGATGGTTTCGGTGACATCGACGAGAGCCAGTCACTGCTCGCCCTGTTCGTGCAGGATGAGATTGCACTCGGCGAACACGCCTGGCTCACGCTCGGCCTGCGTAGTGATGATCACGATACGTTTGGCCGCGCGACGACCGGTCGCGCGACGATTGCGTGGCAGGTCGTGCCGGAGCAGCTCAAGCTGCGCGCCAGCTACGGCACGGCGTTTCGCTCGCCGAGCTTTTTGGATCTGTATGGCCAGAGTTCCTATTACGCGGGCAACCCGGATCTGAATCCCGAAGAGGCGCGCGGTTGGGATGTCGGGGCGGATTTTTACTTCGCCGACAATCGCGGCACGCTGAGCGCGACGTATTTTGATTCCGACTACGATGATCTGATCATCTTTGACTTCGGGGTGTCGCCCGGCACGACGGCCAATGTCGATGCGGCCCGCACGCGCGGGGTCGAGACCAGCGGACGTTGGTCGGTGGGCGAGGGCACGGAGCTGCGCTTCAACTACACTTATCTCGACGCGACCAACGAGAGTAACGGCACGCGCTTGCTGCGGCGTCCGCGTCACTCGGGCGGCGTCGATGTTTGGCACGACTTTGGCAACGGCTTCGATCTTGGCGTGGGGCTCGGTTTCGTGGCCGACCGCGAGGATGTTCACGCCGCGACGTTTGGCACCATCGACGCGGAGAACTATGCCGTCGCCCGCGTGTATGCGGCGTGGCAGGTGCGCGCGGACGTGAAGCTGCGGGCTCGCGTCGAGAACGCGTTGGACGAAAGCTACGAGCAAGTGCACGGCTTCCCGCAACCGGGCGTCGGCGCTTACGCTGGCGTCGAGTGGACGTTCTAA
- the metH gene encoding methionine synthase, with amino-acid sequence MTNSASSFLVVGERTNITGSPRFAKLLKAGDWDGCLAIAAQQVENGANVIDINVDEGMIDGEATMVKFLNLIAAEPDICRVPIMIDSSKWSVLEAGLQCLQGKGIVNSISLKDGEETFLHRARLLMRYGAAAVVMAFDEQGQAATRDEKVRICTRAYQLLTGIGFPPEDIIFDPNILTVGTGIEEHNNYAVDFFQATKIIKDTLPGAKVSGGVSNVSFSFRGNNPVREAMHTAFLYHAIREGMDMAIVNAGMLGVYDEIEPKLRDLVDDVLLNRHPDATEALITHAEELKATADAAKAGGVVADKPAAAAWREESVESRMSHALVKGIDTFIEADTEECRVDPRFPRPLDIIEGPLMDGMRIVGDLFGAGKMFLPQVVKSARVMKKAVAYLTPFMEEEKARAEAAGEATKAQGKFLIATVKGDVHDIGKNIVGVVLACNNYEVIDMGVMVPCDKILAKAKEVGADVIGLSGLITPSLDEMVHVAKEMTRAGFTVPLLIGGATTSPAHSAVKVAPNYAPGVVHVLDASRVVNVVSALLSDAQKPAFMAENETKQIKQREAFEARRNRKPLLTLTQARARAPQFDWATADIPKPAFLGTKIFATSNDATSDSLSLDTCPLDLPEIIDFVDWGPFFSAWELHGRYPDILTDEVVGTEATKLLGEAKAMLERIVAEKRFSPRAIIGFFPANSVGDSVELYADESRSEILETFHFLRQQREKPADQFNHCLADYIAPKASGRIDYYGGFAVTAGPGVEAFSMEFKAAGDDFNAILVQTLGDRIAEAMAELFHKKARDFAGFGQTEDLTMQQMLREKYRGIRPAPGYPACPDHTQKPQLWRLMDVEAATGIQLTESNAMYPASSVSGFYLNHAESKYFAVGNVGKDQVTDLAKRAGRDLADAEKWLGPYLDYDA; translated from the coding sequence GTGACCAATTCAGCTTCCAGTTTTCTCGTCGTTGGTGAACGCACCAACATCACCGGCTCTCCTCGTTTCGCCAAGCTGCTCAAAGCCGGCGATTGGGACGGCTGTCTCGCCATTGCTGCCCAACAGGTCGAGAACGGCGCCAACGTCATCGATATCAATGTCGACGAGGGCATGATCGACGGCGAGGCGACCATGGTGAAGTTTCTCAACCTGATCGCCGCCGAGCCCGACATCTGCCGCGTGCCGATCATGATCGACTCCTCCAAATGGAGCGTGCTCGAAGCCGGCCTGCAGTGCCTCCAAGGCAAGGGCATCGTCAACTCGATCTCCCTCAAGGACGGCGAAGAAACCTTTCTCCACCGCGCCCGCCTGCTCATGCGTTACGGCGCCGCTGCCGTCGTCATGGCGTTCGACGAACAGGGTCAGGCCGCCACCCGCGACGAAAAGGTCCGCATCTGCACGCGCGCCTACCAACTGCTCACCGGCATCGGCTTCCCGCCCGAAGACATCATCTTCGACCCCAACATTCTCACCGTCGGCACCGGCATCGAAGAGCACAACAACTACGCCGTCGATTTCTTCCAGGCCACGAAGATCATCAAGGACACCCTCCCCGGAGCCAAGGTCTCCGGCGGCGTCTCCAACGTCTCCTTCTCTTTCCGCGGTAACAATCCCGTGCGCGAGGCCATGCACACGGCCTTCCTCTACCACGCCATCCGCGAGGGCATGGATATGGCCATCGTCAATGCTGGCATGCTCGGCGTCTACGATGAGATCGAGCCCAAGCTGCGCGACCTCGTCGATGACGTCCTGCTCAACCGCCACCCGGACGCCACCGAGGCCCTCATCACGCACGCCGAAGAACTCAAGGCCACCGCCGACGCCGCCAAAGCCGGTGGCGTGGTCGCCGACAAACCCGCCGCCGCCGCGTGGCGCGAGGAATCCGTCGAATCCCGCATGAGCCATGCGCTCGTCAAGGGCATCGATACCTTCATCGAAGCCGACACCGAAGAATGCCGCGTCGACCCGCGTTTCCCCCGTCCGCTCGACATCATCGAGGGTCCGCTGATGGACGGTATGCGTATTGTGGGCGACCTCTTCGGGGCCGGGAAAATGTTTCTCCCCCAAGTGGTCAAATCCGCCCGCGTGATGAAGAAGGCCGTCGCCTACCTCACTCCCTTCATGGAAGAGGAAAAAGCCCGCGCCGAAGCCGCCGGCGAAGCCACCAAAGCCCAAGGCAAGTTCCTCATCGCGACGGTCAAAGGCGACGTCCACGACATCGGCAAAAACATCGTCGGCGTCGTGCTCGCTTGTAACAATTACGAGGTCATCGACATGGGCGTGATGGTGCCCTGCGATAAAATTCTGGCCAAAGCCAAAGAGGTCGGTGCCGACGTCATCGGGCTCTCCGGTCTCATCACGCCATCCCTGGACGAGATGGTGCACGTCGCCAAGGAAATGACCCGCGCCGGGTTCACTGTGCCGTTGCTCATCGGCGGCGCCACCACGTCGCCCGCTCACTCCGCCGTCAAAGTCGCGCCCAACTACGCGCCCGGCGTGGTTCACGTGCTCGACGCTTCCCGCGTGGTCAACGTCGTGAGTGCCCTGCTCAGCGATGCCCAAAAACCGGCCTTCATGGCTGAGAACGAGACCAAACAAATCAAACAGCGCGAAGCCTTCGAAGCACGCCGCAACCGCAAGCCCCTGCTCACCCTCACCCAGGCTCGCGCCCGCGCCCCTCAGTTTGACTGGGCCACCGCCGACATCCCCAAACCGGCCTTCCTCGGCACCAAGATTTTCGCCACGTCCAACGACGCCACCTCCGACTCCTTGTCACTTGATACTTGTCCCTTGGACCTTCCCGAAATCATCGATTTCGTGGACTGGGGCCCCTTCTTCAGTGCCTGGGAACTCCACGGCCGCTACCCGGACATTCTCACCGACGAGGTTGTCGGCACCGAAGCCACCAAACTCCTCGGTGAAGCGAAAGCGATGTTGGAGCGCATCGTGGCCGAGAAACGCTTCTCGCCCCGCGCCATCATCGGTTTCTTCCCGGCAAACTCCGTGGGCGATTCCGTCGAACTCTACGCCGACGAGTCGCGTAGTGAAATTCTGGAGACATTTCACTTCCTCCGCCAACAGCGCGAAAAACCGGCCGACCAGTTCAACCACTGCCTCGCCGACTACATCGCGCCCAAGGCCAGCGGCCGCATCGATTACTACGGCGGCTTTGCCGTCACCGCCGGTCCGGGCGTGGAAGCCTTCTCCATGGAATTCAAGGCGGCGGGCGATGACTTCAACGCCATCCTCGTGCAAACCCTCGGCGATCGCATCGCCGAAGCCATGGCCGAACTCTTTCACAAAAAGGCCCGCGACTTCGCCGGCTTCGGTCAGACGGAGGATCTCACCATGCAGCAGATGCTGCGCGAAAAGTATCGCGGCATTCGCCCCGCGCCCGGTTACCCCGCCTGCCCCGATCACACCCAAAAGCCGCAGCTCTGGCGGCTCATGGATGTCGAGGCCGCGACCGGCATCCAGCTCACCGAATCCAACGCCATGTATCCGGCATCGAGCGTCAGCGGATTCTACCTCAACCACGCCGAGTCCAAATACTTCGCCGTCGGCAACGTCGGCAAAGACCAAGTCACCGACCTCGCCAAACGCGCCGGCCGCGACCTCGCCGACGCCGAGAAATGGCTCGGCCCGTATCTGGACTATGATGCCTGA
- a CDS encoding ABC transporter substrate-binding protein, with product MNTDGHRFRGTALQACLGLSVFICGCFLGGLKAEAADPIRVVSQTVGTDELLLAVADAEQIAALSHLAAETEFSAVVAEARDFPLLTKGGDAETILKYRPTHVLVADYSRADLVAQLERAGIVVMKFTKYHTLDDAFENLRWLAEVLGPEAEARAERVIADTQARSRALATRLDGVRLVKVIAPSTYGVIGGAGTTFQDLCDHAGGENLASTVGGLTGHEPTPRESMLTWPVEKVVVAGKDRAMALEPYARLAPYQFMAAVKDGRVALIEPWMMSTVSHHRVAAYEQLARELHPEVFAK from the coding sequence ATGAACACAGATGGACACAGATTCAGAGGCACCGCGCTGCAGGCTTGTCTGGGTTTATCTGTGTTCATCTGTGGTTGTTTTTTGGGCGGATTGAAGGCGGAGGCGGCCGACCCTATCCGGGTGGTTTCGCAGACGGTGGGGACGGATGAATTGTTGTTGGCGGTGGCGGACGCGGAGCAGATTGCGGCGTTGAGTCACTTGGCGGCGGAGACGGAGTTTTCGGCGGTGGTGGCGGAGGCGCGGGATTTTCCTTTGCTTACCAAGGGCGGGGACGCCGAAACGATTTTGAAGTATCGGCCCACGCACGTGCTGGTCGCCGATTACAGTCGGGCGGACTTGGTGGCGCAGCTGGAACGCGCGGGCATCGTGGTGATGAAGTTTACGAAGTATCACACGCTGGATGATGCGTTTGAGAATTTACGGTGGTTGGCGGAGGTATTGGGGCCGGAGGCGGAGGCGCGGGCGGAGCGCGTGATCGCGGACACGCAGGCTCGCTCGCGGGCGCTCGCGACGCGGCTGGACGGAGTGCGCTTGGTCAAAGTGATCGCACCATCGACCTACGGCGTGATTGGCGGTGCGGGCACGACGTTTCAGGATTTGTGCGACCATGCGGGCGGAGAAAATCTGGCGAGCACGGTGGGTGGTTTGACGGGCCATGAGCCGACGCCGCGCGAGTCGATGCTGACCTGGCCGGTGGAGAAAGTTGTGGTGGCGGGTAAAGATCGGGCGATGGCATTGGAGCCGTATGCGCGGTTGGCGCCCTATCAGTTCATGGCTGCGGTTAAGGACGGTCGGGTGGCGTTGATCGAGCCGTGGATGATGAGCACGGTGTCACATCATCGCGTGGCGGCGTATGAACAACTGGCGCGTGAACTGCATCCGGAGGTGTTTGCCAAGTGA
- a CDS encoding homocysteine S-methyltransferase family protein translates to MTTAIADSPAFAELHALFAERIAVLDGAMGSVVQGYKLEEADFRGERFADYAHDLQGNNDLLSLTRPDIIEEIHARYFAAGADIVETNTFSGTTIAQADYKLEAIVDDLNAAAVACARRAADAAEAAAPGRRCFVAGAIGPLNRTLSMSPDVNRPDYRAVTWEQVVTAYTQQIRALVAAGVDALLIETIFDTLNSKAAIFAAQTVFEETGTRLPIMISVTITDASGRTLSGQTIAAFYNSIRHAKPFSVGINCALGAKEMRPYLEELASIAECYVTCYPNAGLPNAFGGYDESPAHMGEDLGSFATDGFVNLVGGCCGSTPDHIQAIAEAVKGLPPRPVPARRTTMQLSGLEPLVVA, encoded by the coding sequence ATGACGACCGCCATTGCCGATTCTCCCGCCTTTGCCGAACTCCACGCCCTTTTCGCCGAGCGCATAGCCGTGCTCGACGGCGCCATGGGTTCCGTGGTCCAGGGCTACAAACTCGAAGAAGCCGATTTTCGCGGCGAACGTTTCGCCGACTACGCCCACGATCTGCAGGGCAACAACGACCTGCTGAGCCTCACCCGCCCTGACATCATCGAGGAGATCCACGCCCGCTACTTCGCCGCCGGCGCGGACATTGTGGAAACCAACACTTTTAGCGGCACAACGATCGCCCAGGCCGACTACAAGCTCGAAGCCATCGTCGACGACCTCAATGCCGCTGCCGTTGCCTGCGCCCGCCGCGCCGCCGATGCCGCCGAGGCCGCCGCGCCCGGCCGTCGTTGTTTCGTGGCCGGAGCCATCGGTCCGCTAAACCGCACCCTCTCCATGTCACCCGATGTCAACCGGCCCGACTACCGCGCCGTGACATGGGAGCAGGTCGTCACGGCCTACACTCAACAGATCCGCGCCCTCGTCGCCGCGGGCGTCGATGCACTCCTGATCGAGACGATCTTCGACACCCTCAATTCCAAGGCCGCGATTTTCGCCGCTCAAACCGTGTTTGAGGAAACCGGCACCCGCCTGCCGATCATGATCAGCGTCACCATCACCGACGCCTCCGGCCGCACCCTGTCCGGCCAGACCATCGCTGCGTTCTACAATTCCATTCGCCACGCCAAGCCTTTCAGCGTCGGCATCAACTGCGCCCTCGGCGCCAAGGAAATGCGCCCGTATCTCGAAGAGCTCGCCTCCATCGCCGAGTGCTACGTGACCTGTTACCCCAACGCCGGCTTGCCCAACGCGTTTGGCGGTTACGACGAGTCGCCCGCCCACATGGGCGAAGACCTCGGCAGCTTTGCGACCGACGGCTTCGTCAACCTCGTCGGCGGCTGCTGCGGCTCCACCCCCGACCACATCCAAGCCATCGCCGAAGCCGTCAAAGGCCTCCCTCCCCGCCCGGTTCCCGCCCGCCGCACCACCATGCAACTCTCCGGCCTCGAACCTCTGGTCGTAGCCTAA
- a CDS encoding FKBP-type peptidyl-prolyl cis-trans isomerase — protein sequence MKSIIACVVAALLIGCSRTEAPPLITTESGLTIEVTRRGDGPLPQEGQVVIAHYTGTLADGTVFDTSRDGGQPFAFTLGQRQVIKGWDEGFRLLHVGDQATLTIPPELAYGDQDRAKIPAHSTLRFEVELIALKTHALADLLRAAFESGGVDAMQAKYAELAAIDFGDAHVSEGQLNGLGYRLLFTNETAAARAVFEWNVAQFPESANVYDSLGEACVKAGDREAALANYRKSLELDPTNSNAETFIAALTAAGDGADGLALMQEKMAIESELMTVFSLQAEGEVVDLGALGGKIAAFLTKPADDAAGYALVRNYSYLVESVDLDQAVALWRSYLNSPNAAVREFATNKMRFASELEAPLELSFTAIDGREVDLAAMRGKVVLVDFWATWCGPCIEELPNVKRVYAAYHDQGFEIVGISLDRPGDLQKLTDFVAREQMTWPQQFEGKKHNEGGNAMAERFAVTGIPAMLLVDRDGMIISTNARGEKLETEVRRLLGLTPL from the coding sequence GTGAAATCCATTATTGCCTGCGTCGTCGCGGCGCTGCTGATCGGTTGCTCGCGGACCGAAGCGCCACCACTCATCACCACCGAATCGGGACTGACGATTGAAGTGACTCGTCGGGGTGACGGACCGCTGCCGCAGGAAGGGCAGGTGGTGATCGCGCATTATACCGGCACGTTGGCCGACGGCACGGTGTTCGATACGAGTCGGGACGGCGGGCAACCCTTCGCGTTCACGCTGGGTCAACGGCAGGTGATCAAGGGCTGGGACGAAGGGTTCAGACTGTTGCACGTGGGTGATCAGGCGACGCTGACGATTCCGCCGGAGCTGGCTTACGGTGATCAGGACCGGGCGAAGATCCCCGCCCATTCGACGCTGCGTTTCGAGGTGGAGCTGATCGCGCTGAAAACGCACGCGCTGGCTGACTTGTTAAGGGCGGCGTTTGAGTCCGGTGGAGTCGACGCGATGCAGGCGAAGTATGCCGAACTCGCCGCCATTGATTTCGGGGATGCGCACGTGAGTGAAGGGCAGTTGAATGGATTGGGCTATCGGCTCCTGTTTACGAACGAAACGGCGGCGGCACGGGCCGTGTTCGAGTGGAACGTGGCGCAGTTTCCGGAGTCGGCCAACGTCTACGACTCGCTGGGCGAAGCGTGCGTGAAGGCGGGAGACCGCGAGGCGGCGCTGGCGAACTATCGCAAGTCGCTCGAGCTCGATCCGACCAACTCAAATGCGGAAACCTTCATTGCCGCCCTCACGGCCGCCGGTGACGGAGCGGATGGCCTCGCGCTCATGCAGGAGAAGATGGCGATCGAGAGCGAATTGATGACGGTCTTCTCGCTGCAGGCCGAGGGCGAGGTCGTCGATCTGGGGGCACTGGGCGGGAAGATTGCCGCATTTTTGACCAAGCCAGCGGATGATGCCGCGGGCTACGCGCTGGTGCGAAATTATTCCTATTTGGTGGAGTCGGTGGACTTGGATCAGGCAGTGGCGCTGTGGCGTTCCTATCTGAACAGCCCGAATGCGGCGGTGCGGGAGTTTGCGACCAACAAGATGCGATTCGCGTCCGAGTTGGAAGCTCCGCTGGAGCTCTCGTTTACGGCGATTGATGGACGCGAAGTCGATCTCGCCGCGATGCGCGGGAAAGTTGTGTTGGTGGACTTTTGGGCCACGTGGTGTGGCCCGTGCATCGAGGAGCTGCCCAACGTGAAACGCGTTTACGCGGCCTATCACGATCAGGGATTCGAGATCGTCGGCATCTCGCTCGATCGTCCCGGCGACCTGCAAAAACTCACAGACTTTGTGGCGCGCGAACAGATGACCTGGCCTCAACAGTTTGAAGGGAAAAAGCACAATGAAGGCGGCAACGCCATGGCTGAGCGTTTCGCCGTCACCGGCATCCCGGCGATGTTGCTCGTCGATCGCGACGGCATGATCATTTCAACCAACGCTCGCGGCGAAAAACTCGAAACCGAAGTGCGCCGACTGCTGGGTTTGACGCCGTTGTAG
- the cobO gene encoding cob(I)yrinic acid a,c-diamide adenosyltransferase, translating into MSKTSAADEHREKMETMQHKMKAKMKAAQEKRGLIIVNTGNGKGKSTAAFGVLARTLAHGGKAMVVQFIKATADAAEKVLRGPQLTWHAVGGGFTWDTQDKAADIALCEKGWALAVSAMSDPELKLLVLDELNVVLSFNYLPLGAVSAALREKSPDLHVVITGRDAPDDLIELADLVSEIGELKHPFSRGVKAQAGLEF; encoded by the coding sequence ATGAGCAAAACCAGCGCAGCCGACGAGCATCGTGAGAAAATGGAAACGATGCAGCACAAGATGAAGGCCAAGATGAAGGCGGCGCAGGAGAAGCGTGGTCTCATCATTGTGAATACGGGCAACGGCAAAGGCAAAAGCACGGCCGCTTTCGGCGTGCTGGCTCGCACCCTCGCCCACGGTGGCAAGGCAATGGTGGTGCAATTCATCAAGGCGACCGCGGATGCGGCGGAGAAAGTGCTGCGGGGGCCGCAGCTCACCTGGCACGCGGTGGGCGGAGGGTTTACCTGGGACACCCAGGACAAGGCGGCAGATATTGCACTGTGCGAAAAAGGTTGGGCGCTGGCGGTGTCGGCCATGAGCGATCCTGAGTTGAAACTGCTGGTGCTCGATGAGCTCAACGTGGTGTTGAGCTTCAACTATCTGCCGCTGGGGGCGGTGTCGGCCGCCCTGCGCGAAAAATCGCCGGACCTGCATGTCGTTATCACGGGACGCGATGCGCCGGATGACTTGATCGAACTGGCGGACTTGGTGTCGGAGATCGGCGAGCTGAAGCACCCGTTTTCCCGGGGCGTAAAAGCGCAGGCCGGACTGGAATTTTAA
- a CDS encoding FecCD family ABC transporter permease yields MKSDTGSTGPLLAAVGVLLVALLGSLGVGDMALSPKMIWAGLTYQDDMAAVVLWNIRLPRALVAVEIGAALAASGLVMQAFFRNSLASPGLLGVSAGGSAGAVVAIAAGWATTSFFVVPTAAIVGAMLATVAVIGLAKRGASTERLLLAGIALNALLGAITSYVLSNFTLSYERNAQIIFWLLGGLEDRTWEHVTMAAPIVVGAALLWPLGRAMDLLSLGGDEAQSLGVDVRSVRRRMLVLATVMTALATAVAGTVAFVGLVVPHLLRLAFGPGHRRLVPLSLIGGAAFVLICDVIGRSAGNVRLGIVTSLVGGPFFLWMLRRAG; encoded by the coding sequence GTGAAGAGCGACACCGGATCGACGGGACCATTGTTGGCCGCAGTCGGCGTGCTGTTGGTCGCGTTGCTGGGATCGCTCGGCGTGGGCGACATGGCGTTGTCGCCGAAGATGATTTGGGCGGGGTTGACGTATCAGGACGACATGGCGGCGGTGGTATTGTGGAACATCCGATTGCCGCGGGCCTTGGTCGCGGTGGAAATCGGGGCGGCGTTGGCGGCGAGCGGCTTGGTGATGCAGGCGTTTTTTCGCAACAGCCTCGCGAGCCCTGGACTTCTCGGCGTGAGTGCGGGTGGTTCGGCGGGAGCGGTGGTCGCGATCGCGGCGGGTTGGGCGACGACGTCGTTTTTTGTGGTGCCGACGGCGGCGATCGTCGGTGCGATGCTGGCGACAGTGGCGGTGATTGGCTTGGCCAAACGGGGGGCGAGCACGGAGCGACTGCTGTTGGCGGGTATTGCGCTCAACGCGTTGCTCGGTGCGATCACGAGTTACGTGTTGTCGAACTTTACGCTGAGTTATGAGCGCAACGCGCAGATCATTTTCTGGCTGTTGGGGGGACTGGAGGATCGCACCTGGGAACACGTGACGATGGCGGCGCCGATTGTGGTGGGAGCGGCGTTGTTGTGGCCATTGGGGCGAGCGATGGACCTGCTGAGTTTGGGGGGGGACGAGGCGCAAAGTCTGGGCGTGGATGTGCGCAGCGTGCGCCGACGCATGTTGGTCTTGGCGACGGTGATGACGGCGTTGGCGACGGCGGTGGCGGGCACGGTGGCGTTTGTGGGGCTGGTGGTCCCGCATCTGTTACGGCTGGCGTTTGGCCCGGGACATCGGCGGCTGGTGCCGTTGTCACTGATCGGGGGCGCGGCGTTTGTCTTGATCTGTGATGTAATCGGCCGTTCGGCCGGCAATGTGCGGCTGGGTATTGTCACCTCGCTGGTGGGCGGTCCGTTTTTCCTGTGGATGCTAAGGAGGGCCGGTTGA